GCCATAATAATTTCCCAAAATGATTGCCTAGTAGTCGTTTTTTGTTTCTCTGGCACTGGGTTTACAGAGAGCTTTGGAATTGCTATATTTAAGCTATCTAATTTTTAAGTCTTTAGCTTTATGAAAAAAGTATTGCCCAAAAATTTAGCCTCATTATTATTAACAATTCTTATCCTGTTTTTAATCATCCAAAATCCCTTGCCAATAGCCAAGGTCCTCTACAAACTCGCGCCAATAGCCCGGGCCGAGGAAATAATCCGTTATTTTGAGGAAGAGGCGATTATGGACGCCGTAGAGACTGTTAATAAATCAGTGGTGGAAATTATTGTTAGTCAGGAAACCAAAACTGAAAATTTAACAATTAGCCAGGAAAAGGGCAAGGCAACTGGAATTATTATTTCAAAAGAAGGATTGATTTTAACTAACAAACACGTCCTAAATAAAGGCAATGCTTATAAAATAATAGTTAATGACAAAACTGTATTTGGAGCCGAAATAGACGTTAAAAGCCCGATTAATGATTTGGCTTTGTTAAAAATTGACGCCAAGGGCTTGATGCCTGCCAAATTAGGCGATTCTAAAGCTTTAAAGCTCGGGCAAACAGTTTTAGCAATTGGTTATGCTAAAGGCGAATTTAGTAAAACCGTAACTCGCGGCGTGGTTAGCGGTCTTACCAGGGCCTTTGTTGCTGGCGACAATGGCAAATGGGAACAATTAACTGATTTAATCCAAACTGACGCTATGATCAATAACGGTAGCAGTGGCGGGCCATTGATCAATATCAAAGGCGAGGTTATTGGCATTACCACAGCCATGGATGAAAGCGCCAGGGCCATAAATTTTGCTCTGCCAATTCATCGCGCCAAACCCATGATTGAGTTTTATCAAAAAACCGGCCGGTATGAGCCTGCTTGGTTAGGGGTTTATTATGTGCCAGTTAACGACGAATTAAAAAACCAGCTTAATTTGCCTTATAACTACGGGGCTTACTTAACTAATGATGAAGACAACAAGTATAATGGCATTTTGCCAAATTCACCAGCCGAGAGCGCGGGTCTTCAAAAAGATGATTTAATTCTGGAAATTAATGGCATTAAAATTGATGAAAACAATCCTTTGGCTGATATAATTCAAAAATATCAAGCAAACACGCTGATTAGCTTAAGGATTTACAGAAATGGCATTCAGCTTTCAAAAAATGTGACTTTAGGAAAATGGCCAGAGGAGTTGGATCCGTTGAAGCCCTAAGATTAGCTAAAAACAAGGAGATAGGGTTGACATTTAAATAAAACTTACATATAATTGAGGTGGTTTTAATGCGAGTGTTGTCAAGATCATTTTAATAATTCAAAC
This portion of the Patescibacteria group bacterium genome encodes:
- a CDS encoding S1C family serine protease, which translates into the protein MKKVLPKNLASLLLTILILFLIIQNPLPIAKVLYKLAPIARAEEIIRYFEEEAIMDAVETVNKSVVEIIVSQETKTENLTISQEKGKATGIIISKEGLILTNKHVLNKGNAYKIIVNDKTVFGAEIDVKSPINDLALLKIDAKGLMPAKLGDSKALKLGQTVLAIGYAKGEFSKTVTRGVVSGLTRAFVAGDNGKWEQLTDLIQTDAMINNGSSGGPLINIKGEVIGITTAMDESARAINFALPIHRAKPMIEFYQKTGRYEPAWLGVYYVPVNDELKNQLNLPYNYGAYLTNDEDNKYNGILPNSPAESAGLQKDDLILEINGIKIDENNPLADIIQKYQANTLISLRIYRNGIQLSKNVTLGKWPEELDPLKP